The nucleotide sequence CGGGCCGGCGCATATCTTGAAAACGAGCGCGACGGCCTGGTGCACGACTACACGCGGCGGGGCGGCGTCGAGGATGCGTTCATCGTCGCCCCGGAGGGCGCGGAGTGGGCGCAGGACCGCTCCGCGCTGTGGAACGCGGCAGAGGCGGCGGAGAAGCGCAAGGACGCCAAGGTGGCGCGGGAATACGAACTGGGGCTACCGGCCGAGCTGGACGCCGGCCAGCGCCGCGACCTGGTTCGTGCTTTCGCGGAGGATGTGTGCGACCGCTACGGGGTGGCGGTCGATGCGGCGATCCACGCCCCCCATGATTACGGCGACGATCGCAACCACCACGCCCACGTCATGACGACGACGCGGGTAGCGGAGGCGGACGGGTTGGGGGCGAAGACGCGCCAGCTCGACGTGCGCACGACCGCCTCGGTCGAAGTGGAGGCGATCCGCGAGCGATGGGCGGGCATGGTCAACGACGCGCTGGAACACGCCCAGGTGCCGGAGCGGGTCGATCATCGCAGCTACGAGCGTCAGGGGCTGGATATCGAGCCTACGGTCAAGATGGGCCATGCGTCGGCCGCGATCGAGCGGCGCGCCGAGCGGGAGCAGATCGCAGCCGGTGAGGAGCCGCACGCCGTCACCCCGCGCGGGCAGATGAACGAGGCGATCATGGAGAAGCGGGGGCTGGCCTACTACATCGAGTATGGCGAGCAGCGGATACGGGAGTGGACCGGCCAGGCTCGGGAGCGGGTCGAACATCTGGCGCAGAGCATGTCGAGCTTCGTCCAGGGCGCGGCGAGGGCAATGCGGGCGGGGTTGCAGACCAGCGCCGGCGATGGATTCGATGGGTTGCCGGCAATCGACCAGTCACCCCGCCGCGAGCAGACCGGCTCCGAGCTGGATCAACCGCAGATCGAGCGTGATCGACAGCGGGACCGGCAACACGACCACGATATCGGGTTTGGACGGTAGGCAGGTTAGTCGCGTAGAATCTCGGTGACGCGGCGCGCAGCAGCCAGTTCGAGAATACGGCTGATGACGGTATCGTAGAGCTTGGGCGGGATGAAGCCGTAGGCGAAGCGATCCTTGCTCCCAGGCACGGGCCGAATGTCATAGCCCGGCCAGGCGAACTGGTTCACTTCATCCAGCACGATCCAGGAGCGATCGTCATCAAGGCCGAGCGCCTGTTTGACGCGAGGCGGCAGCTCGACCGCTTCCCCGTCTTTCGCGGGCGGGGTGTGCGTGATCGGTGCGACCGTCACGCGCGGGGCACCGCCCTTTGGACTTTGCACCGACAGCACGATGACGCTGGGGCGGACCTTGCGTCCTTCCTCCTGTCCCTTGCGATGCTCGTGCCGCCACAGATAGGCATAGGGAATGACCAGACCCGGTTCCGGGGTAGGAAGCGACAA is from Sphingomonas carotinifaciens and encodes:
- the mobQ gene encoding MobQ family relaxase; its protein translation is MAIYHLAVKSVSRSTGRSAVAAAAYRAGAYLENERDGLVHDYTRRGGVEDAFIVAPEGAEWAQDRSALWNAAEAAEKRKDAKVAREYELGLPAELDAGQRRDLVRAFAEDVCDRYGVAVDAAIHAPHDYGDDRNHHAHVMTTTRVAEADGLGAKTRQLDVRTTASVEVEAIRERWAGMVNDALEHAQVPERVDHRSYERQGLDIEPTVKMGHASAAIERRAEREQIAAGEEPHAVTPRGQMNEAIMEKRGLAYYIEYGEQRIREWTGQARERVEHLAQSMSSFVQGAARAMRAGLQTSAGDGFDGLPAIDQSPRREQTGSELDQPQIERDRQRDRQHDHDIGFGR
- a CDS encoding type II toxin-antitoxin system PemK/MazF family toxin, coding for MSLPTPEPGLVIPYAYLWRHEHRKGQEEGRKVRPSVIVLSVQSPKGGAPRVTVAPITHTPPAKDGEAVELPPRVKQALGLDDDRSWIVLDEVNQFAWPGYDIRPVPGSKDRFAYGFIPPKLYDTVISRILELAAARRVTEILRD